A DNA window from Bdellovibrio sp. BCCA contains the following coding sequences:
- a CDS encoding cytochrome c3 family protein, which produces MHRVFKRTAASALALFGALMVSTLLVGCKFQPGFGYNKGYAPEQPIAFDHSLHAGTHKIQCQYCHNQVERTKHSNIPALSTCMNCHLQVATDKPGIQKLREAYDNGGSIEWVRVHMLPDFVHFNHNAHIAKGVNCQTCHGQIETMKKVEQFADLSMGWCVNCHRQPENKAPLNCSTCHY; this is translated from the coding sequence ATGCATCGGGTATTCAAAAGAACGGCGGCGAGCGCATTGGCGTTATTTGGCGCGCTCATGGTTTCAACTCTTCTCGTTGGTTGTAAATTTCAACCAGGGTTTGGATATAACAAAGGATACGCTCCAGAGCAGCCTATCGCGTTTGACCACTCCCTTCATGCGGGAACTCACAAAATTCAGTGTCAGTACTGCCACAATCAGGTGGAAAGAACGAAGCACTCGAATATTCCTGCACTTTCAACGTGCATGAACTGCCATCTTCAAGTGGCGACAGATAAGCCAGGTATTCAAAAATTGCGTGAAGCGTATGACAACGGTGGATCTATTGAGTGGGTTCGCGTGCACATGCTTCCTGACTTTGTTCACTTCAACCACAACGCCCACATCGCAAAAGGCGTAAACTGCCAAACTTGCCATGGTCAAATCGAGACTATGAAAAAAGTAGAGCAGTTTGCTGATCTTTCTATGGGTTGGTGTGTGAACTGTCATCGTCAGCCTGAAAACAAGGCTCCACTCAACTGTTCAACTTGTCACTACTAA
- a CDS encoding TAT-variant-translocated molybdopterin oxidoreductase yields MSEMHHDNELEMKKALRPQVERDNKYWLSLEQWKNDPEFMKLAETEFQSSPLRAQDDESGWARREFLKLMGASIALASAGCIRRPVQKIVPYNKQPEEVTLGVANYYSSAYFEGSEGLGVLVKTREGRPIKIEANPGHPFSISGLNIRSQASLLKMYDPERLKGPQRNLFNEKRSNSQVVDVKWEELDKKVVEQLKKGDVVVLTGAIASPATRAVIGDFAQGFKAKHVVWEAFANEEVREGQKASYGDDVVPAYRFDKAKMIVSIDADFLGTWISPTAFTNQFVNGRKDIKNMNRLVSFDSNYSLTGANADIRMKIKPSQQLDVVMGLLHEIIVKKGASSYAGNANVKAALAPFADTAKKLGVEPELFAKVAADLLANKGESLVVAGGIQTLTEKSKELQVAVNFLNTILDNDGKTVDHKNGNVALKASYEDMAALIKDMAAGKVKTLVVHGVNPAFVLPAEMGFADAIKKVQMVIYTGDRIDETGVYADYITPDNHALESWNDAELANGVYTICQPAIRPMYDTRSFQLSLMTWAFMANMGPQRLRDYETFYDYLRVFWKSDIQPKVGKGKDFEDFWQETLQKGYAGSLSTGSSARSFKVDAFTSIKPAAASEGFELVLYPTSHMGDGSLNNVSWLHELPDPITKAVWDNYISVSLATAEKHGLRQNNVVELTVGDKKIELPILIQPGLHDDVLAIAVGFGRTRVGKVGNGIGKNAFALATAKDGKVVFAGQKAEFKKLSKKYEIAITQGHHSMEGRNIVAEATLKDYNKKKDAGIHRHHTWSIWSGHEYSGHKWGMAVDLHTCTGCSSCVVACQSENNIPVVGKQYVIEGREMHWIRIDRYYTGNPADAEAVFQPVMCQHCDNAPCETVCPVLATVHSDEGLNDMVYNRCVGTRYCANNCPYKVRRFNWFNYAKQIEKPLHMALNPSVGVRTRGVMEKCTFCVQRIQDAKTVARNEKRQLKDGDVKTACQTACPAGGIVFGDLNDPNSEVAKIFKTEERSYALLEEWHAKPSVRYLSKIRNNDKESTGDHNGHGTAKQGEHS; encoded by the coding sequence ATGTCTGAAATGCATCATGATAATGAATTAGAAATGAAGAAAGCGCTTCGCCCACAAGTGGAGCGTGATAACAAATATTGGCTAAGTCTTGAACAATGGAAAAATGATCCTGAGTTCATGAAACTTGCTGAGACAGAATTCCAATCTTCGCCTCTTCGTGCACAAGACGATGAAAGCGGTTGGGCTCGTCGTGAGTTCTTGAAGTTGATGGGAGCTTCTATTGCTTTGGCATCTGCGGGTTGTATCCGTCGTCCAGTGCAAAAAATCGTTCCTTACAACAAGCAACCTGAAGAAGTGACTTTAGGTGTAGCGAATTACTATTCTTCAGCTTACTTCGAAGGTTCTGAAGGTCTTGGTGTTTTGGTTAAAACACGCGAAGGCCGTCCTATTAAAATCGAAGCAAATCCGGGCCACCCCTTCAGCATCTCTGGTTTGAACATCCGTTCACAAGCTTCTTTGTTGAAGATGTACGATCCAGAAAGATTGAAAGGTCCACAACGCAATCTTTTCAATGAGAAAAGATCGAACAGCCAAGTTGTCGACGTTAAATGGGAAGAGCTAGACAAAAAAGTTGTTGAGCAACTCAAAAAAGGTGACGTTGTTGTTTTGACAGGCGCAATCGCGTCTCCAGCAACACGCGCTGTGATTGGCGACTTCGCACAAGGTTTCAAAGCGAAACACGTTGTGTGGGAAGCATTCGCGAACGAAGAAGTTCGTGAAGGTCAAAAAGCTTCTTACGGTGATGACGTTGTTCCTGCTTATCGTTTCGATAAAGCGAAGATGATCGTGTCTATCGACGCGGACTTCTTGGGAACTTGGATTTCTCCAACAGCATTCACGAACCAATTCGTGAATGGCCGTAAAGATATCAAAAACATGAATCGTTTGGTTTCTTTCGATTCAAATTATTCTCTTACTGGTGCTAACGCGGATATCCGCATGAAGATCAAACCTTCTCAGCAACTTGATGTTGTAATGGGTCTTCTTCATGAGATCATCGTGAAAAAAGGCGCTTCTTCTTACGCGGGCAACGCCAACGTAAAAGCGGCTTTGGCTCCATTTGCTGATACAGCGAAAAAATTGGGTGTTGAACCTGAATTGTTCGCGAAAGTTGCTGCCGACCTTCTTGCAAACAAAGGGGAGTCTTTGGTTGTAGCCGGTGGTATCCAAACTCTGACTGAAAAGTCTAAAGAACTTCAAGTTGCAGTCAACTTCTTGAATACGATCTTGGATAACGACGGTAAAACAGTCGACCACAAAAACGGCAACGTGGCATTGAAAGCTTCTTACGAAGACATGGCCGCTCTTATTAAAGACATGGCTGCTGGCAAAGTAAAAACTTTGGTTGTTCACGGTGTGAATCCAGCTTTCGTATTGCCTGCTGAAATGGGCTTTGCTGACGCTATTAAAAAAGTTCAAATGGTTATCTACACAGGTGACCGTATTGACGAAACAGGCGTTTACGCAGACTACATCACTCCAGACAACCACGCGTTGGAATCTTGGAATGATGCTGAATTGGCAAATGGTGTTTACACAATCTGCCAACCTGCGATCCGTCCTATGTATGACACTCGTTCATTCCAGTTGTCTTTGATGACTTGGGCATTCATGGCAAACATGGGTCCTCAACGTCTTCGTGACTACGAGACTTTCTATGACTACTTGAGAGTCTTCTGGAAATCTGACATCCAACCAAAAGTTGGCAAAGGAAAAGACTTCGAAGACTTCTGGCAAGAAACTCTTCAAAAAGGTTACGCAGGTTCATTGAGCACAGGTTCTTCGGCTCGCTCATTCAAAGTAGATGCATTCACATCTATCAAACCAGCGGCGGCTTCTGAAGGATTCGAACTTGTTCTTTACCCAACGTCTCACATGGGCGACGGTTCTTTGAACAACGTTTCTTGGTTGCATGAACTTCCAGATCCAATCACAAAAGCTGTTTGGGACAACTACATCAGCGTTTCTTTGGCGACAGCTGAAAAACACGGTTTGAGACAAAACAATGTTGTCGAATTGACAGTAGGGGATAAGAAGATCGAACTTCCGATCTTGATCCAACCAGGTCTTCATGACGACGTTTTGGCGATCGCTGTTGGTTTCGGTCGTACACGCGTAGGTAAAGTAGGTAATGGTATTGGTAAAAATGCTTTTGCTCTAGCTACTGCGAAAGACGGCAAAGTTGTTTTCGCTGGTCAAAAAGCGGAATTCAAAAAATTATCTAAGAAGTATGAAATTGCGATCACGCAAGGTCATCACTCTATGGAAGGTCGTAACATCGTTGCGGAAGCAACTTTGAAAGACTACAACAAAAAGAAAGACGCCGGCATCCACAGACACCACACTTGGTCGATCTGGTCTGGTCACGAATACAGTGGTCACAAATGGGGTATGGCTGTTGATCTTCACACTTGCACAGGTTGTTCTTCTTGCGTGGTTGCATGTCAATCTGAGAACAACATCCCTGTCGTAGGTAAGCAGTACGTGATCGAAGGCCGTGAAATGCACTGGATCCGTATTGACCGTTACTACACTGGAAACCCAGCGGACGCTGAAGCGGTTTTCCAACCGGTTATGTGCCAACACTGTGACAATGCTCCTTGCGAAACTGTATGTCCGGTTCTTGCGACTGTTCACTCTGATGAAGGTCTCAATGACATGGTTTACAACCGTTGCGTGGGAACTCGTTACTGCGCGAATAACTGTCCATACAAAGTTCGTCGTTTCAACTGGTTCAACTATGCGAAGCAGATCGAGAAGCCATTGCACATGGCTCTAAATCCTTCCGTGGGTGTTCGTACTCGCGGGGTTATGGAGAAATGTACATTCTGCGTTCAAAGAATCCAGGATGCTAAAACGGTTGCTCGCAACGAAAAACGTCAGTTGAAAGACGGCGATGTGAAAACAGCCTGCCAAACTGCATGTCCTGCAGGTGGTATCGTGTTTGGTGATTTAAATGATCCAAACTCTGAAGTGGCGAAGATCTTTAAAACAGAAGAGCGTTCTTACGCACTTCTTGAAGAATGGCATGCGAAACCTTCGGTTCGCTACCTTTCTAAGATCCGTAACAATGATAAAGAATCAACTGGTGACCACAACGGTCACGGTACTGCAAAACAAGGTGAGCACTCATGA
- the nrfD gene encoding NrfD/PsrC family molybdoenzyme membrane anchor subunit — MMKRSPLVLGNKTLKDVTDDICAPVERFPSKGWVGLFLGAKTLLLFYIGILASVVGIGIGLLGVNSPVFWGTMIVTFVFWIGIGHAGTLISAVLFLFRQKWRTSVARTAEAMTVFAVMTAGLFPLLHTGRPWLDYWLFPYPNQRGPLWVNFRSPLLWDVFAVSTYATVSMVFWYIGLVPDFATIKDRAKNKLRRTVYGALSLGWRGTARNWSHYEMVYLILAGLSTPLVLSVHTIVSFDFAVSNLPGWHTTIFPPYFVAGAIFSGFAMVVTLMTLVRIGFKEFQNYVTLDHMEVMNKIIMTTGMLVGYAYASEFFIAWYSGNQYERFVFINRAFGPYGWSYWCMVTCNVLIPQLFWFKKMRRSIPVMFVVSIFVNIGMWFERFVITVTSLHRDFLPSSWGMYAWSWFDTGVLVGSFGMFLTLFLLYLRLFPAVSIAEVKPVLHVGYDDKGGHH; from the coding sequence ATGATGAAGCGTAGTCCATTAGTCCTTGGCAATAAGACTTTAAAAGATGTGACGGACGACATCTGTGCGCCGGTGGAAAGATTCCCATCCAAAGGTTGGGTGGGGTTGTTCCTAGGTGCGAAGACGTTGTTGTTATTTTATATCGGTATCCTTGCGAGCGTTGTCGGTATCGGTATTGGTTTGCTGGGTGTTAACAGCCCGGTCTTCTGGGGTACGATGATCGTTACGTTCGTATTCTGGATCGGTATCGGTCACGCGGGTACGTTGATCTCTGCGGTTCTTTTCTTGTTCCGCCAAAAATGGAGAACTTCTGTAGCTCGTACTGCGGAAGCAATGACGGTCTTCGCGGTTATGACAGCGGGTCTTTTCCCGTTGCTACATACAGGTCGTCCTTGGTTGGATTACTGGTTGTTCCCGTATCCAAATCAACGTGGACCATTGTGGGTGAACTTCCGTAGTCCATTGTTGTGGGACGTTTTCGCCGTATCAACATACGCGACTGTTTCCATGGTATTCTGGTACATCGGTTTGGTTCCTGACTTTGCAACTATCAAAGACCGTGCGAAAAACAAACTTCGCAGAACTGTTTACGGCGCGCTTTCTTTGGGATGGCGTGGAACTGCAAGAAACTGGTCACACTATGAAATGGTGTACTTGATCCTTGCGGGTCTTTCGACTCCACTCGTTCTTTCAGTTCATACGATCGTCTCTTTCGACTTCGCGGTTTCTAACTTGCCAGGTTGGCATACAACGATCTTCCCTCCATACTTCGTTGCCGGTGCGATCTTCTCCGGTTTCGCGATGGTTGTGACATTGATGACTTTGGTTCGTATCGGTTTCAAAGAATTCCAAAACTACGTAACGCTTGATCATATGGAAGTGATGAACAAAATCATCATGACAACAGGTATGCTTGTTGGTTACGCGTACGCATCTGAGTTCTTTATCGCTTGGTACTCTGGCAACCAATACGAGCGTTTCGTATTTATCAACCGTGCGTTCGGTCCTTACGGCTGGTCTTACTGGTGTATGGTGACTTGTAACGTATTGATCCCGCAATTGTTCTGGTTCAAGAAAATGCGTCGTTCAATCCCAGTGATGTTCGTTGTTTCTATCTTCGTAAACATCGGTATGTGGTTTGAGCGTTTCGTGATCACTGTGACATCTCTTCACCGTGACTTCTTACCATCAAGCTGGGGTATGTACGCTTGGTCATGGTTCGATACAGGGGTTCTTGTTGGATCCTTCGGTATGTTCCTGACATTGTTCTTGTTGTATCTACGTTTGTTCCCTGCGGTTTCTATCGCGGAAGTGAAGCCTGTACTCCATGTTGGTTACGATGATAAAGGAGGGCACCACTAA
- a CDS encoding DUF3341 domain-containing protein: MAQYTKGIAGIWEDEHLILKAARKTRESGFTKFDVISAYPIHGMEEACGIKRSWIPYVTFVAGCVGLTAGLLLTWWTSAVNWAVNVGGKPFFSLPAFIPIMFELTILFAALASVGALFYACKIPRIDPPSIDPDLSSHKFAVFIPHNDTGYDESKIEKMFKELGAKEVKKTEY, from the coding sequence ATGGCTCAATATACAAAAGGTATTGCTGGTATTTGGGAAGATGAACATTTGATCTTGAAAGCCGCTCGCAAAACTCGCGAGTCGGGCTTCACAAAGTTCGATGTAATCTCTGCTTATCCTATTCACGGAATGGAAGAAGCTTGCGGTATTAAAAGATCTTGGATCCCTTACGTGACTTTCGTTGCGGGATGCGTAGGTTTAACTGCGGGTCTTCTTTTGACTTGGTGGACTTCAGCAGTGAACTGGGCAGTGAACGTGGGTGGTAAACCTTTCTTCTCTCTTCCAGCTTTCATTCCTATCATGTTCGAATTGACTATCTTGTTCGCGGCTCTTGCTTCTGTTGGGGCGCTTTTCTATGCGTGCAAAATTCCGCGCATTGATCCGCCATCAATTGATCCTGATTTGAGCTCTCATAAATTTGCGGTTTTCATCCCTCACAATGATACAGGGTATGACGAATCCAAAATTGAAAAGATGTTCAAAGAGCTTGGCGCTAAAGAAGTGAAGAAGACGGAGTACTAA
- a CDS encoding c-type cytochrome has product MRSLVNLSMGVAAAGLAAIALSSCGPRGNKPNVEIIQDMMESPAIKAQEYDETSPHHSGMRVPPEHTAPVGFEPYRYATDVEGAAKNLKNPLADKMDEETLLVGQKYYETNCAICHGFKGEGGTESKSSVSEKMALKPPSILTDKVKGWPDGHLYHVITMGQGVMGPYASHIPQKYRWQVVNYIRFLEKQSK; this is encoded by the coding sequence ATGAGAAGCCTTGTGAATTTATCCATGGGTGTAGCAGCGGCAGGCTTGGCAGCTATCGCATTGTCGAGCTGCGGTCCGCGCGGTAACAAACCCAATGTCGAAATCATCCAAGATATGATGGAGTCTCCGGCGATCAAAGCTCAGGAGTACGACGAAACATCTCCTCACCACAGTGGAATGAGAGTTCCGCCTGAACACACAGCGCCTGTTGGTTTTGAACCGTACAGATATGCGACTGATGTGGAAGGTGCCGCGAAGAATTTGAAAAATCCTTTGGCTGATAAAATGGACGAAGAGACTTTGCTTGTAGGTCAAAAATACTACGAGACAAACTGTGCGATCTGCCACGGCTTTAAAGGCGAGGGTGGAACTGAGTCGAAGTCTTCTGTGTCTGAGAAAATGGCTTTGAAACCACCTTCAATCCTGACCGACAAAGTAAAAGGATGGCCAGATGGTCACCTTTACCATGTGATCACGATGGGCCAAGGTGTGATGGGGCCTTATGCTTCTCACATTCCACAAAAATATCGTTGGCAAGTTGTTAACTACATTCGCTTCCTAGAGAAGCAATCTAAGTAG
- a CDS encoding molybdopterin oxidoreductase, whose amino-acid sequence MGEHNHVNLHVSKFEAPAKLKTISFALIAIGLLTFVVGLMKSPERLWTSYLVAFFFFSAMAVSGLFWIAINNVAKTGWSVTIRRYAEATTSFIPAILIGGLLLLVGFKHLYPWANPEIVAENPVIAAKTGYLNAGFFVVRLFIFAIGCMIFRWVMVGNSLKQDQTGDENLTNKNVSPAVGFIVFYALAFSFFSVDLLMSLLPTWYSTIFGIYTFAGMFQAGMAFLAIVIVLMKRAGFVKGYVTEEHQHDVVKYLKGFSIFWAYIAFSQFMLIWYANLPEETEYYIMRAQGGWMSISMLLLIFRFVVPFLALLPRAAKRNDANVLLISAIVLIMQYVDIYWMVYPNFFEGQVTFGFWEIGVFAGFAGLFLLTIMSFWSKHSLVPLKDPRIHEAINHHVAY is encoded by the coding sequence ATGGGCGAACACAATCACGTAAATCTACACGTATCTAAATTTGAAGCTCCGGCGAAGTTGAAAACAATCAGCTTCGCTTTGATTGCGATCGGTCTTTTGACTTTCGTAGTGGGTTTGATGAAAAGTCCAGAAAGACTTTGGACATCATACCTTGTAGCTTTCTTCTTCTTCTCTGCAATGGCAGTGAGCGGACTTTTCTGGATTGCTATCAATAACGTAGCAAAAACAGGATGGTCTGTAACAATCCGTCGTTACGCTGAAGCGACGACTTCTTTCATCCCAGCGATCTTGATCGGTGGTTTGTTGTTGCTAGTTGGTTTTAAGCATCTTTATCCTTGGGCAAATCCTGAGATCGTTGCTGAAAACCCAGTGATCGCAGCTAAAACAGGCTATTTGAATGCAGGCTTCTTCGTTGTGCGTTTGTTCATCTTCGCCATCGGTTGCATGATTTTCAGATGGGTGATGGTTGGAAACTCTTTGAAACAAGACCAAACGGGTGATGAGAACCTAACGAATAAAAACGTGTCTCCAGCAGTTGGATTCATCGTATTCTACGCGTTGGCATTCTCTTTCTTCAGCGTGGATTTGTTGATGTCTTTGTTGCCAACTTGGTACTCAACAATCTTCGGTATTTACACTTTTGCAGGTATGTTCCAAGCGGGCATGGCTTTCCTTGCGATCGTTATCGTGTTGATGAAACGCGCTGGCTTCGTAAAAGGTTATGTGACTGAAGAACACCAACACGACGTTGTGAAGTACCTTAAAGGTTTCTCCATCTTCTGGGCTTATATTGCGTTCTCTCAATTCATGTTGATTTGGTACGCTAACTTGCCAGAGGAAACAGAGTACTACATCATGAGAGCTCAAGGCGGCTGGATGAGCATTTCCATGCTTCTTTTGATCTTCCGTTTCGTGGTTCCATTCTTGGCATTGCTTCCTCGTGCAGCGAAAAGAAATGATGCGAACGTTTTGTTGATCTCTGCGATTGTATTGATCATGCAATACGTAGACATCTACTGGATGGTGTATCCAAATTTCTTCGAAGGTCAGGTTACTTTCGGATTCTGGGAAATCGGTGTATTTGCTGGTTTTGCGGGATTGTTCTTGCTGACTATCATGTCTTTCTGGAGCAAACACAGTTTGGTTCCTTTGAAAGATCCACGTATTCACGAAGCAATCAATCACCACGTTGCTTACTAA
- a CDS encoding GNAT family N-acetyltransferase, protein MKIVFKELTLSELIILHDSYFESKEPDAPLKRFSEMSPIEQKLALEVYSPEFHFAAWSGDKLIGFVGVYPDKEPINVGIFYIIHPSFRGQGYFASLLEALIAHCRNKYSHYKYIRALTRKGNLASVRGLSKASFAYNGECVEELPQLVSYSEYLLSL, encoded by the coding sequence ATGAAGATTGTTTTTAAAGAACTCACTTTGAGTGAACTGATTATTTTGCACGACTCCTACTTTGAGTCGAAAGAGCCTGATGCTCCTTTAAAACGATTTTCTGAAATGTCTCCGATTGAGCAGAAGCTGGCTCTTGAGGTTTATTCTCCTGAGTTTCATTTTGCGGCTTGGAGTGGGGATAAGCTTATTGGGTTTGTTGGGGTTTATCCTGATAAGGAGCCTATCAATGTAGGGATCTTTTATATTATTCATCCATCCTTTCGCGGGCAGGGATATTTTGCTTCTTTGCTGGAAGCTTTGATCGCTCACTGCCGAAATAAATATTCTCACTACAAATATATTCGGGCTCTTACTCGCAAAGGGAATCTAGCTTCGGTTCGTGGACTTTCTAAAGCTTCTTTTGCTTACAATGGTGAATGCGTTGAAGAGCTTCCTCAGCTTGTTTCTTATTCTGAATATCTGCTTTCTCTCTAA
- a CDS encoding universal stress protein: MATNSILVPDDLAERSAPGRLRSRMIRDIAVEFAQNLHWDIELLYVKNLKPGFFKRKQVDALLETYADIETSIMKQFMKAYVKGRVKITSGNPAEEILTCINASEGISMVVMGTHGKKGLEKMFLGSVAEEVLRNTDVPVLVLGPTAQEKQREFKIDQDFKILLLSDLSESSTEAESFAQKLAKELSCEVTMLHSVGDQIRRTRQSLYGSGYIPFDMEKMFTDLIKDTQRNLEKRNRRWQKEGLKIKSEATAKEETLDKTLQRKIKEGFDLIIMGTHSDQLMKAFLGSSARKVILSSPIPVIVVRSKPEKSS, translated from the coding sequence ATGGCGACAAATTCCATCTTAGTTCCGGATGACTTGGCCGAACGAAGCGCCCCAGGAAGACTGCGCTCTCGAATGATTCGCGATATCGCTGTTGAGTTTGCACAAAATCTTCATTGGGACATCGAACTTCTGTATGTCAAAAATCTAAAACCCGGTTTTTTTAAAAGAAAACAAGTCGATGCTCTTTTAGAAACTTATGCCGACATTGAAACGTCGATCATGAAGCAATTCATGAAAGCCTACGTAAAAGGCCGGGTGAAAATCACCTCGGGAAATCCCGCCGAAGAAATTCTTACGTGCATCAATGCTTCGGAAGGAATTTCAATGGTGGTCATGGGCACCCACGGAAAGAAAGGCCTAGAAAAAATGTTCTTAGGCAGCGTCGCCGAAGAAGTTTTAAGAAATACGGACGTGCCCGTTTTAGTTTTAGGTCCGACGGCTCAAGAAAAACAAAGAGAGTTTAAGATAGATCAGGACTTTAAAATTCTCTTACTGTCAGACCTCTCTGAAAGCAGCACCGAAGCAGAATCCTTCGCTCAAAAACTAGCTAAAGAACTTTCTTGCGAAGTAACGATGCTCCACTCCGTCGGAGACCAAATAAGAAGGACACGTCAGAGCTTGTACGGATCAGGCTATATTCCATTTGATATGGAAAAGATGTTCACGGATCTGATCAAAGACACCCAACGAAATCTAGAAAAACGAAATCGCCGCTGGCAAAAAGAAGGCTTAAAAATAAAGTCCGAAGCCACCGCAAAAGAAGAAACCTTAGATAAAACCCTGCAAAGAAAAATAAAAGAAGGTTTCGACTTAATCATCATGGGCACACACTCTGACCAATTGATGAAAGCCTTCCTAGGAAGCTCAGCAAGAAAAGTGATTTTATCGTCACCCATTCCTGTGATCGTGGTCAGATCTAAACCAGAAAAAAGTTCTTAG
- a CDS encoding PilZ domain-containing protein, whose product MIIRVETMTQRLIQAFISWGKTNMKLSFIIIAQTIEKAAQQVAFANNQLLFIFESEGLRITDIVTRRLMGLPVKSRKQERMAVQSQVMLKKSVLAEESPTGRGVQFIREGQMQDFSKGGAQISLTQGTVRLKDFISLMYRNRHGQWVSVESQVRWVVSAANGDQIIGVQFLAVSA is encoded by the coding sequence GTGATTATTCGAGTGGAAACCATGACCCAACGTTTGATTCAGGCCTTTATTAGCTGGGGTAAGACAAACATGAAGTTGTCTTTTATCATTATCGCGCAAACTATTGAAAAAGCAGCACAACAGGTGGCTTTCGCCAACAATCAGCTGCTCTTCATTTTTGAATCCGAGGGTCTTCGTATCACCGATATCGTGACTCGTCGCCTCATGGGGCTTCCCGTAAAAAGCCGCAAACAAGAGCGCATGGCCGTGCAGTCTCAAGTGATGCTCAAAAAGTCCGTCTTAGCTGAAGAGTCTCCCACTGGTCGAGGGGTCCAGTTCATCCGGGAAGGCCAGATGCAGGATTTCTCCAAGGGCGGGGCGCAGATCTCCCTCACTCAGGGAACTGTGCGTTTGAAGGACTTTATCAGCCTCATGTACCGCAATCGCCATGGTCAATGGGTGTCGGTGGAGTCCCAGGTTCGCTGGGTCGTGTCGGCCGCAAACGGAGACCAGATTATAGGTGTGCAATTTCTTGCTGTGAGTGCTTGA